A genomic segment from Streptosporangium roseum DSM 43021 encodes:
- a CDS encoding CbtB domain-containing protein, protein MSQISAPHAQPIPWISLTRWLLAVPVLLLIAYLVAFDQGAISQTGNYLHELMHDGRHLLGVPCH, encoded by the coding sequence GTGAGCCAGATCTCGGCTCCGCACGCCCAGCCCATCCCATGGATCTCCCTCACCCGCTGGCTGCTCGCCGTACCGGTGCTGCTGCTCATCGCCTACCTGGTCGCCTTCGACCAGGGAGCGATCTCGCAGACCGGGAACTACCTGCACGAACTCATGCACGACGGGCGTCATCTGCTCGGCGTGCCGTGCCACTGA